A window of Salvelinus alpinus chromosome 31, SLU_Salpinus.1, whole genome shotgun sequence contains these coding sequences:
- the khnyn gene encoding NEDD4-binding protein 1 isoform X1, with translation MASALSHLSPMSVRVREGWSDDGRGEEQVEDEFACSGALRGALWSFHPSVERIFGVSFTIGREEDAVLPHDGQIWLKLKGVRKDAVAAKLFVKGVVNQEAQHEVPYPGVLHCVFCGARGLFMECLIRNTSAYILVGSPGFLLISGLAEPVVRAYSLITDLVKNYEVTQGRRTEPGNRGSGETLDSRRAFKSLVERWEDRHTLDLLVLPGMVKETLLDLVRESGLGSNPGPGGSNLSLGGSRDRVGLMDTDSQRRWDSQSGLDILTLMDTRVGTRAGEARDIEGMQGISTSRRKPPVNSTHNQDPGLRNIGQLSQQKTFTTLHVQEREMGKDWSQGGIEKDAASRLPIFHSILQTEEEGQGRSQPEVEDEEQGEEGEGEMLSVGSREEFGLLLKFFTAMGYAEDVVMRVLARTGPREASQILDLVQQEHDQTGLAMNRPVEMEHTEVEGREGKGVRGKRSGIDGGMGVELEGGVEEGARSREEGRKGRESGGSTANLSEDSLKEGRERGEGGMKGGEGWNEEDFVLGVVKRAAASCGYTEEKVAEVYSMLPELSTRQLLLELQREGARETEAASQDQVRDEPREVDEVVSELQRKDRAGDRKEERGREMEAPAPQSTATEKRGEERKSVKGKSDRKTNEVGVTARNRIVDGTVKVEPDLAQWNAMTNQIPFPIHSHQKNPTQTHTAHRASPPLVRGPPQPTYPKPLPPQPTYPNTVSPQPTYPTTLLAQPTYPLLFPHQLIYPPTQPPQTTLPLTLTMNNSSATRAKEKRGLFPLAVEGRDLSALTAVAVDRRGLPTMAAGAVVTGQQRFMEGLQTPFDLKLTDQPGDPGLRMVIIDGSNVAMSHGLGHFFSCRGIALAVQHFWNRGHRRISTFLPQWRQKRDYRGKGEVGVSVLFSEQHYLSELQNLGLLSYTPSREVQGKRINSYDDRFMLQLAQKTDGVIVTNDNLRDLLDESHVWREIIKKRLLQYTFVGDHFMVPDDPLGRGGPHLDDFLHSQHRPPVPGSHSFAGVASSFHSPQAPRAQTEVLHFRDWTPGIVVEPEPSQARGNGQARAGRGVPGMGLGLGLGVKRSAEETSRLRESLSQVFPGQDSMVTLVLQCNPTVTDINSLSHFILEQGGVD, from the exons ATGGCCTCTGCCCTAAGCCATCTCTCTCCAATGTCTGTAAGAGTGAGAGAAGGATGGAGTGatgatggaagaggagaggagcaggtggAGGATGAATTTGCGTGTTCCGGAGCGCTACGCGGTGCCTTGTGGTCCTTCCATCCCTCAGTGGAGAGGATATTTGGGGTGTCTTTTACGATCGGTAGAGAGGAGGATGCTGTGTTACCCCATGATGGACAGATCTGGCTCAAACTAAAAGGAGTGAGGAAGGACGCTGTGGCTGCCAAA TTGTTTGTGAAGGGAGTTGTGAACCAGGAGGCCCAGCACGAGGTTCCATATCCAGGTGTCCTTCACTGTGTGTTCTGTGGAGCACGAGGGCTGTTCATGGAGTGCCTGATCAGAAACACCTCTGCTTACATACTG GTGGGTTCCCCAGGCTTCCTGCTCATCTCAGGACTGGCAGAACCAGTGGTCAGGGCCTATTCCCTCATCACAGACCTGGTGAAGAACTACGAGGTCACCCAGGGACGAAGAACCGAGCCTGGCAACAGAGGATCAGGCGAGACCCTAGATTCCCGTCGGGCCTTCAAATCCctggtggagagatgggaggacagGCACACTTTGGATCTGCTGGTGCTACCAGGGATGGTGAAGGAGACTCTACTGGATCTGGTGAGGGAGTCTGGACTGGGATCCAACCCCGGTCCTGGGGGCTCGAACCTCAGTCTTGGGGGGTCTAGAGACAGAGTGGGTCTAATGGACACTGATAGCCAGAGACGATGGGACAGCCAGTCAGGCTTGGACATACTAACACTTATGGATACCAGAGTAGGGACCAGAGCTGGAGAGGCTAGGGACATAGAGGGAATGCAGGGGATTTCCACATCAAGGAGAAAACCTCCTGTAAATTCCACCCACAACCAAGACCCTGGTCTACGGAATATTGGGCAGCTTTCTCAACAAAAGACGTTCACTACCTTACATGTACAAGAAAGAGAGATGGGCAAAGATTGGTCAcagggagggatagagaaagaCGCAGCATCTCGACTTCCCATCTTCCACTCTATCCTCCAAACCGAGGAGGAGGGGCAAGGACGTTCCCAACCGGAGGTAGAGGATGAGGAacagggggaggaaggagagggagagatgttgtcagtagggagtagggaggagtTTGGGCTCTTGCTGAAGTTCTTCACGGCTATGGGCTATGCAGAAGATGTGGTAATGAGGGTCCTGGCCCGGACCGGACCCAGAGAAGCCTCCCAGATTCTGGACCTGGTCCAGCAAGAACATGACCAGACCGGTCTGGCCATGAACCGCCCAGTGGAGATGGAGCAcacagaggtggaggggagggaaggtaaaggagtgagaggaaagagaagcggtatagatggagggatgggagtgGAGCTGGAGGGAGGTGTGGAAGAAGGGgcgaggagtagagaggaggggagaaaaggCAGGGAGAGTGGAGGGTCTACCGCTAACCTGTCTGAGGATTCACTGAAGGAAGGCAGGGAGAGGGGCGAGGGCGGCATGAAGGGAGGCGAAGGGTGGAACGAGGAGGATTTTGTCCTGGGAGTTGTGAAGAGGGCTGCCGCCAGTTGTGGATACACAGAGGAGAAGGTAGCAGaagtgtacagtatgttacctgAACTGTCCACACGCCAGCTACTCCTGgagctacagagggagggagccagagagacagaagcTGCTTCCCAGGACCAGGTACGAGACGAACCAAGAGAGGTGGATGAGGTTGTCTCAGAGCTACAGAGAAAGGACAGAGCAGGAgacaggaaggaggagagaggtagagagatggaggcacCAGCACCGCAGTCAACTGCTactgagaagagaggagaagaaagaaagagTGTGAAAGGAAAGAGTGACAGGAAGACCAATGAGGTAGGAGTGACCGCACGGAACCGAATCGTCGATGGTACAGTTAAGGTTGAACCCGATCTGGCTCAATGGAATGCCATGACAAACCAGATTCCGTTCCCGATTCACAGTCACCAGAAGaatcccacacagacacacaccgccCATCGAGCCAGCCCCCCTTTAGTCAGAGGGCCGCCTCAGCCCACCTACCCAAAACCACTACCCCCACAACCCACCTACCCCAACACAGTATCCCCACAACCCACCTACCCCACCACATTACTCGCACAACCCACCTACCCTCTCTTATTTCCCCATCAACTCATTTACCCTCCCACCCAGCCACCCCAGACCACCTTACCCCTCACCCTTACCATGAATAACTCCTCAGCAACCAGAGCGAAGGAGAAACGTGGTCTCTTTCCCTTAGCAGTAGAGGGAAGGGATCTCTCAGCCCTAACAGCGGTGGCTGTTGATAGACGAGGTCTCCCGACCATGGCAGCAGGGGCTGTGGTGACAGGGCAACAGCGCTTCATGGAAGGCCTCCAGACTCCATTTGACCTCAAGCTGACCGACCAACCAGGAGACCCGGGACTCAGGATGGTCATTATCGATGGGAGCAACGTTGCCATGAG TCACGGGCTGGGTCATTTCTTTTCATGCCGAGGCATCGCCCTGGCCGTGCAACACTTCTGGAACCGCGGGCATCGCAGAATCAGTACCTTCCTGCCCCAGTGGAGGCAGAAGAGAGACTACCGGGGCAAAG GAgaggttggtgtgtctgtgttattttcagAGCAGCACTACCTTAGTGAGCTCCAGAACCTGGGTCTGCTCTCCTACACCCCCTCCAGAGAAGTCCAAGGGAAGAGGATCAACTCATACGACGACAG GTTCATGCTACAGCTGGCCCAGAAGACGGATGGAGTGATCGTGACAAACGACAACCTCAGAGACCTGCTGGATGAGTCTCATGTATGGAGAGAAATCATCAAGAAAAg ACTCCTCCAATACACGTTTGTGGGGGATCACTTTATGGTACCGGATGATCCGCTGGGCCGAGGAGGACCCCACCTAGATGACTTCCTACACTCCCAGCAcag gCCTCCTGTACCAGGCAGTCACTCATTTGCAGGCGTGGCATCCTCCTTCCACTCTCCCCAAGCTCCAAGGGCCCAGACAGAGGTCCTTCATTTCCGTGACTGGACACCAGGGATCGTTGTGGAGCCAGAGCCCAGCCAGGCCAGGGGGAATGGCCAGGCTAGGGCTGGACGCGGTGTCCCAGGGATGGGccttggtctggggctggggGTGAAGAGGAGTGCAGAAGAGACCTCCAGGCTTAGGGAGAGCCTATCCCAGGTGTTCCCAGGACAGGATAGCATGGTTACTCTGGTGCTGCAGTGTAATCCTACAGTGACTGACATCAATTCACtgtcacactttatactggagcaGGGGGGTGTAGACtga
- the khnyn gene encoding NEDD4-binding protein 1 isoform X2 — MASALSHLSPMSVRVREGWSDDGRGEEQVEDEFACSGALRGALWSFHPSVERIFGVSFTIGREEDAVLPHDGQIWLKLKGVRKDAVAAKLFVKGVVNQEAQHEVPYPGVLHCVFCGARGLFMECLIRNTSAYILVGSPGFLLISGLAEPVVRAYSLITDLVKNYEVTQGRRTEPGNRGSGETLDSRRAFKSLVERWEDRHTLDLLVLPGMVKETLLDLVRESGLGSNPGPGGSNLSLGGSRDRVGLMDTDSQRRWDSQSGLDILTLMDTRVGTRAGEARDIEGMQGISTSRRKPPVNSTHNQDPGLRNIGQLSQQKTFTTLHVQEREMGKDWSQGGIEKDAASRLPIFHSILQTEEEGQGRSQPEVEDEEQGEEGEGEMLSVGSREEFGLLLKFFTAMGYAEDVVMRVLARTGPREASQILDLVQQEHDQTGLAMNRPVEMEHTEVEGREGKGVRGKRSGIDGGMGVELEGGVEEGARSREEGRKGRESGGSTANLSEDSLKEGRERGEGGMKGGEGWNEEDFVLGVVKRAAASCGYTEEKVAEVYSMLPELSTRQLLLELQREGARETEAASQDQVRDEPREVDEVVSELQRKDRAGDRKEERGREMEAPAPQSTATEKRGEERKSVKGKSDRKTNEVGVTARNRIVDGTVKVEPDLAQWNAMTNQIPFPIHSHQKNPTQTHTAHRASPPLVRGPPQPTYPKPLPPQPTYPNTVSPQPTYPTTLLAQPTYPLLFPHQLIYPPTQPPQTTLPLTLTMNNSSATRAKEKRGLFPLAVEGRDLSALTAVAVDRRGLPTMAAGAVVTGQQRFMEGLQTPFDLKLTDQPGDPGLRMVIIDGSNVAMSHGLGHFFSCRGIALAVQHFWNRGHRRISTFLPQWRQKRDYRGKEQHYLSELQNLGLLSYTPSREVQGKRINSYDDRFMLQLAQKTDGVIVTNDNLRDLLDESHVWREIIKKRLLQYTFVGDHFMVPDDPLGRGGPHLDDFLHSQHRPPVPGSHSFAGVASSFHSPQAPRAQTEVLHFRDWTPGIVVEPEPSQARGNGQARAGRGVPGMGLGLGLGVKRSAEETSRLRESLSQVFPGQDSMVTLVLQCNPTVTDINSLSHFILEQGGVD, encoded by the exons ATGGCCTCTGCCCTAAGCCATCTCTCTCCAATGTCTGTAAGAGTGAGAGAAGGATGGAGTGatgatggaagaggagaggagcaggtggAGGATGAATTTGCGTGTTCCGGAGCGCTACGCGGTGCCTTGTGGTCCTTCCATCCCTCAGTGGAGAGGATATTTGGGGTGTCTTTTACGATCGGTAGAGAGGAGGATGCTGTGTTACCCCATGATGGACAGATCTGGCTCAAACTAAAAGGAGTGAGGAAGGACGCTGTGGCTGCCAAA TTGTTTGTGAAGGGAGTTGTGAACCAGGAGGCCCAGCACGAGGTTCCATATCCAGGTGTCCTTCACTGTGTGTTCTGTGGAGCACGAGGGCTGTTCATGGAGTGCCTGATCAGAAACACCTCTGCTTACATACTG GTGGGTTCCCCAGGCTTCCTGCTCATCTCAGGACTGGCAGAACCAGTGGTCAGGGCCTATTCCCTCATCACAGACCTGGTGAAGAACTACGAGGTCACCCAGGGACGAAGAACCGAGCCTGGCAACAGAGGATCAGGCGAGACCCTAGATTCCCGTCGGGCCTTCAAATCCctggtggagagatgggaggacagGCACACTTTGGATCTGCTGGTGCTACCAGGGATGGTGAAGGAGACTCTACTGGATCTGGTGAGGGAGTCTGGACTGGGATCCAACCCCGGTCCTGGGGGCTCGAACCTCAGTCTTGGGGGGTCTAGAGACAGAGTGGGTCTAATGGACACTGATAGCCAGAGACGATGGGACAGCCAGTCAGGCTTGGACATACTAACACTTATGGATACCAGAGTAGGGACCAGAGCTGGAGAGGCTAGGGACATAGAGGGAATGCAGGGGATTTCCACATCAAGGAGAAAACCTCCTGTAAATTCCACCCACAACCAAGACCCTGGTCTACGGAATATTGGGCAGCTTTCTCAACAAAAGACGTTCACTACCTTACATGTACAAGAAAGAGAGATGGGCAAAGATTGGTCAcagggagggatagagaaagaCGCAGCATCTCGACTTCCCATCTTCCACTCTATCCTCCAAACCGAGGAGGAGGGGCAAGGACGTTCCCAACCGGAGGTAGAGGATGAGGAacagggggaggaaggagagggagagatgttgtcagtagggagtagggaggagtTTGGGCTCTTGCTGAAGTTCTTCACGGCTATGGGCTATGCAGAAGATGTGGTAATGAGGGTCCTGGCCCGGACCGGACCCAGAGAAGCCTCCCAGATTCTGGACCTGGTCCAGCAAGAACATGACCAGACCGGTCTGGCCATGAACCGCCCAGTGGAGATGGAGCAcacagaggtggaggggagggaaggtaaaggagtgagaggaaagagaagcggtatagatggagggatgggagtgGAGCTGGAGGGAGGTGTGGAAGAAGGGgcgaggagtagagaggaggggagaaaaggCAGGGAGAGTGGAGGGTCTACCGCTAACCTGTCTGAGGATTCACTGAAGGAAGGCAGGGAGAGGGGCGAGGGCGGCATGAAGGGAGGCGAAGGGTGGAACGAGGAGGATTTTGTCCTGGGAGTTGTGAAGAGGGCTGCCGCCAGTTGTGGATACACAGAGGAGAAGGTAGCAGaagtgtacagtatgttacctgAACTGTCCACACGCCAGCTACTCCTGgagctacagagggagggagccagagagacagaagcTGCTTCCCAGGACCAGGTACGAGACGAACCAAGAGAGGTGGATGAGGTTGTCTCAGAGCTACAGAGAAAGGACAGAGCAGGAgacaggaaggaggagagaggtagagagatggaggcacCAGCACCGCAGTCAACTGCTactgagaagagaggagaagaaagaaagagTGTGAAAGGAAAGAGTGACAGGAAGACCAATGAGGTAGGAGTGACCGCACGGAACCGAATCGTCGATGGTACAGTTAAGGTTGAACCCGATCTGGCTCAATGGAATGCCATGACAAACCAGATTCCGTTCCCGATTCACAGTCACCAGAAGaatcccacacagacacacaccgccCATCGAGCCAGCCCCCCTTTAGTCAGAGGGCCGCCTCAGCCCACCTACCCAAAACCACTACCCCCACAACCCACCTACCCCAACACAGTATCCCCACAACCCACCTACCCCACCACATTACTCGCACAACCCACCTACCCTCTCTTATTTCCCCATCAACTCATTTACCCTCCCACCCAGCCACCCCAGACCACCTTACCCCTCACCCTTACCATGAATAACTCCTCAGCAACCAGAGCGAAGGAGAAACGTGGTCTCTTTCCCTTAGCAGTAGAGGGAAGGGATCTCTCAGCCCTAACAGCGGTGGCTGTTGATAGACGAGGTCTCCCGACCATGGCAGCAGGGGCTGTGGTGACAGGGCAACAGCGCTTCATGGAAGGCCTCCAGACTCCATTTGACCTCAAGCTGACCGACCAACCAGGAGACCCGGGACTCAGGATGGTCATTATCGATGGGAGCAACGTTGCCATGAG TCACGGGCTGGGTCATTTCTTTTCATGCCGAGGCATCGCCCTGGCCGTGCAACACTTCTGGAACCGCGGGCATCGCAGAATCAGTACCTTCCTGCCCCAGTGGAGGCAGAAGAGAGACTACCGGGGCAAAG AGCAGCACTACCTTAGTGAGCTCCAGAACCTGGGTCTGCTCTCCTACACCCCCTCCAGAGAAGTCCAAGGGAAGAGGATCAACTCATACGACGACAG GTTCATGCTACAGCTGGCCCAGAAGACGGATGGAGTGATCGTGACAAACGACAACCTCAGAGACCTGCTGGATGAGTCTCATGTATGGAGAGAAATCATCAAGAAAAg ACTCCTCCAATACACGTTTGTGGGGGATCACTTTATGGTACCGGATGATCCGCTGGGCCGAGGAGGACCCCACCTAGATGACTTCCTACACTCCCAGCAcag gCCTCCTGTACCAGGCAGTCACTCATTTGCAGGCGTGGCATCCTCCTTCCACTCTCCCCAAGCTCCAAGGGCCCAGACAGAGGTCCTTCATTTCCGTGACTGGACACCAGGGATCGTTGTGGAGCCAGAGCCCAGCCAGGCCAGGGGGAATGGCCAGGCTAGGGCTGGACGCGGTGTCCCAGGGATGGGccttggtctggggctggggGTGAAGAGGAGTGCAGAAGAGACCTCCAGGCTTAGGGAGAGCCTATCCCAGGTGTTCCCAGGACAGGATAGCATGGTTACTCTGGTGCTGCAGTGTAATCCTACAGTGACTGACATCAATTCACtgtcacactttatactggagcaGGGGGGTGTAGACtga